In Chroicocephalus ridibundus chromosome 21, bChrRid1.1, whole genome shotgun sequence, the sequence atccccggtgtccccagggtgagCCAGGGGGTGGGCTcagtgtccccgatgtccccagggACGAGCTGATGGGTGCTCAGCGTCCCCAGGgagagcccgggggggggggggggcgggactctcagcgtcccccatgtccccatggggagccgggggggggggtgctggggggggggctcagcgtCGCCGTCCTCTCCCCGCGCAGtgcctccccaccaccccgtgGTCTGCTGCTCCTCCGCGGGCCCCCAGATCTGTACCAAGAGGCCCGGCCGCGGCAGGACCCTCCTCAGCAGCCAGCGCAAGAGGAGGAAGTCGGCGACGCCGGACCCTAAGGAGAAGCAGACCTGTGGTAAGAGCCCCCCACGGTGTGGGCTTCGGGGGGCATTTTTGGGGTTCCTGGCCCCACGCCGGAGCTCTCACCGCCCTCCCCGcttttttcccacccccctcaGACATCCGCCTGCGAGTCCGAGCCGAGTACTGCCAGCACGAGACGGCGCTTCAGGGCAACGTCTTCTCCAACAAGCAGGACCCCTTGGAGCGTCAGTTCGAGCGTTTCAACCAGGCCAACACCATCCTGAAATCCCGGGACCTGGGCTCCATCATCTGTGACATAAAATTCTCAGAGCTCACCTACCTCGACGCGTTCTGGCGCGATTACATCAACGGCTCTTTGCTGGAAGCCCTCAAAGGCGTCTTCATCACGGACTCGCTCAAACAAGCCGTGGGCCACGAAGCCATCAAACTGCTGGTCAATGTGGACGAGGAGGATTACGAGGTCGGGCGCCAGAAACTCCTGAGGAACTTGATGCTGCAGACGGCTCCCTGACGCCCCGCGCCCGCTCGCTGCCGACCCCCCCtactccccccctgcccccggcctttttcctttctccggtttgggtttttgtttttttttttttgttttcctaaaagaaaaggaaaaagatgatttgaaaccacccccaccaccccccataACTCTGGGTTGGGAGCCCGGCTGGAGCCgcggggggggcagcgccgggggcttATGTGtttcctcaccccccccccccgtcgtcATCCCCCCTCTcgctttgtttttcccttttttttttttttttttccctcttttattttgtatccattaaaaaacaaacaaacaaaaaaaaaaaggcaaaaatcctgCCTGGGACGCGTCAgtgccggggctggggtggggggggcagggcaaggcggggggggcGCTCAGCAGAGGTTTGTActggcagtgtgtgtgtggggggggggcgctcagccccatggctgcctgtGCCGGGGTTGGGGGTGGTTTTGTCCCCCTCCTGCCCTTGTGCCGCCGtcccggggtggtggtgggggctcTGTGGgcagcgtgtgtgtccccccccctgccTCTGACCCTGTTTCTCCCTCaaataaacccccccccccccccaacccccgtcGCCTCAGTGGGTTTCTCAGGAGTAAAACCGTCCCCGCGGCGTCCCCTGGACCATGTGCCTtcgtgtccccctcccctgcaggggccggggggggggggaggaccaGCGCCGTGGGACGCCCCGAAACCTCCTGCCTGtcacccccacccgccccccccgccccggcggccgccTGGCCCTGtccctcccctctccagctgGCAACTGGGACAAACTGGGACAAGAGCCGGGCTGGGGCGGCGAGATCTgcctgttgctggcagcaggcaccACAGCCTCTGCCTCCGcggcttgggggggggacggggggggcagcAACCCTCTGCTCCTTGcccgtggccaccagccccagctcctcggCCCCGGAGAGCCCCCAAAATGGCCTGtctccgccccccgccccagccgctGCCTGTGGGTCCCCAGGGTCGGGgtggggagccgggg encodes:
- the DEDD gene encoding death effector domain-containing protein, with protein sequence MATFKRSRAQAWPEEQGDREHGLYSLHRMFDIVGTHLTHRDVRVLSFLFVDVIDDYERGMIRSGRDFLLALERQGRCDETNFRQVLQLLRIITRHDLLPYVTLKRRRAVCPDLVDKYLEETSIRYVTPRAHGEAEHGLGHPHKSVPPHHPVVCCSSAGPQICTKRPGRGRTLLSSQRKRRKSATPDPKEKQTCDIRLRVRAEYCQHETALQGNVFSNKQDPLERQFERFNQANTILKSRDLGSIICDIKFSELTYLDAFWRDYINGSLLEALKGVFITDSLKQAVGHEAIKLLVNVDEEDYEVGRQKLLRNLMLQTAP